A portion of the Cystobacter ferrugineus genome contains these proteins:
- a CDS encoding amidase, which translates to MHLKEYTAHDGLGLAQLVRRKEVTPGELVQTALAAIERVNPRINAVIGTLEEEARATLEQGVPEGPFSGVPFLIKDAVLHAANVPCEMGSRLAVGAVMPHDSELMARYRKAGIVPVGRTNTPEMAFNVTTEPLLRGPTRNPWNPEHSVGGSSGGAAAAVQAGIVPLAHANDGGGSIRIPASFCGLFGLKPTRGRTPVGPDVADGLNGLGIEHVVSRSVRDSAAMLDATLGPDVGDPYQIQAPERPYLAELERPPGTLRIAFSRTLAAGVPVSPECIAAVEDAAKLCLELGHEVVEASPQYDHAKLDEANVALWSSNLAVWVDGLAAATGRSPEETLEATVWATARHGRTLKAMELQRALLELNQISRAVGRFFTRHDVLLTPTVALPPFKLGVMDANARMTAEEWVKRIFTACPFTALFNATGQPAMSVPLYWSAGLPIGVQFAGRWGDEATLFRLAAQLERARPWASRRPLIHAAV; encoded by the coding sequence ATGCATCTGAAGGAATACACGGCGCACGACGGACTGGGACTGGCGCAACTCGTGCGCCGGAAGGAGGTCACGCCCGGTGAGCTCGTCCAGACAGCGCTCGCCGCCATCGAGCGCGTGAACCCGAGAATCAACGCCGTCATCGGTACGCTGGAAGAGGAGGCGCGGGCCACGCTGGAGCAAGGTGTGCCGGAAGGTCCCTTCTCCGGGGTGCCCTTCCTCATCAAGGATGCCGTCCTCCACGCGGCCAACGTCCCCTGCGAGATGGGGAGCAGGCTGGCCGTGGGCGCGGTCATGCCGCACGACTCCGAGCTGATGGCCCGCTACCGCAAGGCGGGCATCGTCCCCGTGGGGAGGACCAACACGCCCGAGATGGCCTTCAACGTCACCACCGAGCCGCTCCTCCGGGGGCCCACCCGCAACCCGTGGAATCCGGAGCACAGCGTGGGCGGTTCGAGCGGGGGCGCGGCGGCGGCCGTCCAGGCGGGCATCGTCCCACTCGCGCACGCCAATGATGGCGGCGGCTCCATCCGCATCCCGGCATCGTTCTGCGGCTTGTTCGGCCTCAAGCCGACGCGGGGCCGCACTCCTGTCGGGCCCGACGTGGCGGACGGGTTGAACGGGCTCGGAATCGAGCACGTCGTCTCCCGCTCGGTGCGCGACAGCGCGGCCATGCTGGACGCCACGCTGGGCCCGGATGTGGGGGATCCGTACCAGATCCAAGCCCCCGAGCGGCCCTACCTGGCGGAGCTGGAGCGCCCACCGGGCACCCTCCGCATCGCCTTCTCCCGGACGCTCGCGGCCGGTGTGCCCGTCAGTCCCGAGTGCATCGCCGCGGTGGAAGACGCGGCGAAGCTCTGCCTGGAGCTGGGGCACGAGGTCGTCGAGGCCTCGCCCCAGTACGACCATGCGAAGCTCGACGAGGCCAATGTGGCGCTCTGGAGCTCCAACCTCGCGGTCTGGGTGGACGGGTTGGCCGCCGCGACGGGGCGCTCGCCGGAGGAGACCCTGGAGGCGACCGTCTGGGCGACGGCGCGGCACGGCCGGACCCTCAAGGCGATGGAGCTGCAACGCGCGCTCCTGGAGTTGAACCAGATCTCGCGCGCGGTGGGTCGCTTCTTCACCCGCCATGACGTGCTGCTGACCCCGACCGTGGCCCTGCCCCCCTTCAAGCTGGGCGTGATGGACGCGAACGCCCGGATGACGGCCGAGGAGTGGGTGAAGCGGATCTTCACGGCGTGCCCGTTCACCGCGCTGTTCAACGCCACCGGCCAGCCGGCCATGTCGGTGCCGCTGTACTGGAGCGCGGGCCTGCCGATCGGGGTCCAGTTCGCCGGCCGTTGGGGTGATGAGGCCACGCTGTTCCGCCTGGCGGCGCAGCTCGAACGCGCCCGCCCGTGGGCCAGCCGCCGGCCGTTGATCCACGCCGCCGTGTAA
- a CDS encoding glycosyltransferase has product MFLLLFLLTAASALYSLNIAVQLIRVMRAMPRIERLNAPPPARWPRVSLVMPARDEERTLESAMRSKLGNTYPELELVLVDDRSTDGTGAIADQFARTEPRLQVVHVEHLPEGWLGKVHALQRGLERASGEWVLFSDADVHLAPGVLEKIIAHAEQEGLGHVTVFPQFTCSAFALQMTLVSMFRLVCVRTRMWEVSDPSSSTAMGIGAFNLVRRSALERTPGLEWLKMEIADDVMFGTMLKRSGAKQAVLNGRNSVSLEFYPSLGAFTRAMEKSGASFPLSVLVLGNLIQVVLECGFLAGVFSGHPALVLLGGGTWALGAVMTWAFSVWAGFSRWTAPLAFLGILPTAWVSIRSAVLARVRGGVFWRGTFYPASVVRAGQRLGR; this is encoded by the coding sequence ATGTTCCTCCTCCTGTTCCTCCTCACCGCGGCCAGCGCCCTCTATTCGCTCAACATCGCCGTTCAACTGATCCGGGTCATGCGTGCCATGCCCCGGATCGAGCGGTTGAATGCGCCGCCGCCCGCGCGCTGGCCCCGGGTGTCGCTGGTCATGCCCGCGCGCGACGAGGAGCGCACGTTGGAGTCCGCCATGCGCTCCAAGCTGGGGAACACCTATCCGGAGCTCGAGCTGGTGCTGGTGGATGACCGCTCGACGGATGGGACGGGAGCCATCGCCGACCAGTTCGCCCGGACCGAGCCCCGGCTCCAGGTGGTGCACGTCGAGCACCTGCCGGAGGGCTGGCTCGGCAAGGTCCACGCCCTGCAACGGGGGCTGGAACGCGCGAGCGGCGAGTGGGTGCTCTTCAGCGACGCGGACGTCCACCTGGCCCCGGGAGTCCTGGAGAAGATCATCGCCCACGCGGAGCAGGAGGGGCTCGGCCATGTCACCGTGTTCCCCCAGTTCACCTGCTCCGCATTCGCGCTCCAGATGACGCTCGTCTCCATGTTCCGGCTCGTGTGCGTGAGAACCCGGATGTGGGAGGTGTCCGATCCGAGTTCGTCCACGGCCATGGGAATTGGTGCCTTCAACCTCGTGCGCCGCTCGGCCCTGGAGCGCACTCCCGGGCTGGAGTGGCTGAAGATGGAGATCGCCGACGACGTCATGTTCGGAACGATGCTCAAACGCTCCGGCGCGAAGCAGGCCGTGCTCAACGGCCGCAACAGCGTGAGCCTCGAGTTCTACCCCTCTCTTGGCGCCTTCACCCGAGCCATGGAGAAGAGTGGGGCCTCCTTTCCCTTGTCCGTGCTCGTCCTGGGCAACCTGATCCAGGTGGTGCTCGAGTGCGGATTCCTCGCGGGAGTGTTCTCGGGACATCCGGCGCTCGTGCTCCTGGGGGGAGGCACATGGGCGCTGGGCGCCGTGATGACCTGGGCTTTCAGTGTCTGGGCTGGCTTTTCCCGATGGACCGCGCCCCTGGCCTTCCTGGGCATCCTGCCAACCGCCTGGGTCTCGATCCGCTCGGCCGTGCTGGCGCGCGTGCGAGGGGGCGTCTTCTGGCGAGGGACGTTCTACCCGGCGTCCGTGGTGCGCGCCGGACAGCGCCTGGGGCGCTGA
- a CDS encoding cytochrome P450: protein MSDHQTNPSENRPAVQFNPYAPGYDVNPNPALEKLRAQAPIFYWEQGRCWVVSRYEDGLTVLRDDKRFSPNRDDWEFASVLGSDALIPEMEELNKNGLFALGEQNHARVRRLVSPAFTPRATERLRPEIQATVDEILDSMAAKGRVNMVHEFSERIPARVIGSMLKIPKGNEELFVDFTNAVAKSVFASALAPEELAPLRRQIREGIVLVTETIEERRRNPQENDILTTLIQTEEQGDKLNKQELLALVSSLIVGGFETTVHLFSFCVYNLLQYPEAFAELKTRPELTKNLVEEVLRFDNFVKMGPARYALEDMELGGMRIKKGQMLVVLVGSALRDERAFDKADVFDIQRNASAGIAFGHGAHYCLGANLARLMGQISMGTLVRRFPEMRLVKQPSFGPHSLMRKMEVLEVDLGSPSA from the coding sequence ATGTCCGACCACCAGACGAACCCGAGTGAGAACCGGCCCGCGGTGCAGTTCAATCCCTACGCGCCCGGGTATGACGTGAATCCCAATCCCGCGCTCGAGAAGCTGCGAGCGCAGGCGCCGATCTTCTACTGGGAGCAGGGTCGCTGCTGGGTCGTCAGCCGGTATGAGGATGGCCTCACCGTGCTCCGCGATGACAAGCGTTTCTCACCCAACCGGGACGATTGGGAGTTCGCCTCGGTGCTGGGCTCCGACGCGCTCATTCCCGAGATGGAGGAGCTGAACAAGAACGGGCTGTTCGCCCTGGGCGAGCAGAACCATGCCCGTGTGCGCAGGCTCGTCAGCCCGGCGTTCACCCCGCGCGCCACCGAGCGGCTGCGTCCGGAGATCCAGGCCACCGTCGATGAGATCCTCGACTCCATGGCGGCGAAGGGCCGGGTGAACATGGTCCATGAGTTCTCCGAGCGCATCCCGGCGCGGGTCATCGGCTCCATGCTGAAGATCCCCAAGGGGAATGAGGAGCTGTTCGTGGACTTCACCAACGCGGTGGCCAAGAGCGTCTTCGCCAGTGCGCTCGCGCCCGAGGAGCTGGCGCCCCTGCGCCGGCAGATCCGCGAGGGGATCGTCCTGGTGACGGAGACGATCGAGGAGCGGCGCCGCAACCCTCAGGAGAACGACATCCTGACGACGCTCATCCAGACGGAGGAGCAGGGAGACAAGCTCAACAAGCAGGAGCTGCTCGCGCTGGTGTCGTCGCTCATCGTGGGAGGCTTCGAGACCACCGTCCACCTGTTCTCCTTCTGCGTGTACAACCTGTTGCAGTACCCCGAGGCCTTCGCCGAGCTGAAGACCCGGCCCGAGCTGACCAAGAACCTGGTCGAGGAGGTCCTGCGCTTCGACAACTTCGTGAAGATGGGGCCCGCCCGCTACGCCCTGGAAGACATGGAGCTGGGGGGGATGCGCATCAAGAAGGGGCAGATGCTGGTGGTCCTGGTCGGCAGCGCGCTGCGCGACGAACGCGCGTTCGACAAGGCCGATGTCTTCGATATCCAGCGCAACGCGAGCGCGGGCATCGCGTTCGGACACGGGGCGCACTACTGCCTCGGGGCGAACCTGGCTCGGCTCATGGGACAGATCTCCATGGGGACCCTGGTGCGCCGGTTCCCGGAGATGCGGCTCGTGAAGCAGCCCTCGTTCGGGCCGCACTCCCTCATGCGCAAGATGGAAGTGCTCGAGGTCGACCTGGGCTCGCCCTCGGCGTGA
- a CDS encoding SDR family NAD(P)-dependent oxidoreductase → MDRTAVVTGAASGIGKALAQRLAEEGCHLALVDIDGEALERVRAELAPTGRTVSLHVANVADRLRMLALPEEVLAAHGHVHLIVNNAGVSVAGRFEDVPLEDMDWIFGVNFWGVVHGCKAFLPYLRREPEAHIVNMCSSFGLLGFAGKTGYSATKFAVRGFSEALRAELLGSPVGLTVVYPGAVDTNIVRTGRAVSDAQREAEARFITGRAIPASRVASRIVRGIQRESARVLVGLDYHLVDWMARLSPEMSQAVTARLSQRMPF, encoded by the coding sequence ATGGATCGCACTGCCGTGGTGACAGGCGCGGCCAGTGGTATTGGCAAGGCATTGGCGCAGCGTCTCGCCGAGGAGGGCTGCCACCTGGCGCTCGTGGACATCGATGGAGAGGCGCTGGAGCGCGTCCGCGCCGAGTTGGCCCCCACCGGGCGAACCGTCTCCCTTCACGTCGCCAATGTCGCGGATCGCCTCCGCATGCTCGCACTGCCCGAGGAAGTGCTCGCCGCCCACGGGCATGTGCACCTGATCGTCAACAACGCGGGGGTGTCGGTGGCGGGCCGGTTCGAGGACGTGCCGCTCGAGGATATGGATTGGATCTTCGGCGTGAACTTCTGGGGCGTGGTCCATGGGTGCAAGGCATTCCTGCCGTACCTACGGCGCGAGCCCGAGGCGCACATCGTCAACATGTGCAGCTCCTTCGGGCTGCTGGGCTTCGCCGGCAAGACAGGCTACAGCGCCACCAAGTTCGCGGTGCGAGGCTTCAGCGAGGCACTCCGGGCCGAACTGCTCGGCAGTCCGGTAGGTCTCACCGTCGTCTATCCCGGCGCGGTGGATACGAACATCGTGCGCACGGGACGAGCGGTGAGCGACGCGCAACGCGAGGCCGAGGCGCGCTTCATCACCGGCCGCGCCATCCCGGCCTCGCGGGTCGCGAGCCGCATCGTCCGAGGCATCCAGCGCGAGTCCGCGCGGGTCCTGGTGGGACTCGATTATCATCTCGTCGATTGGATGGCCCGGCTGTCCCCCGAGATGTCTCAGGCAGTGACCGCGAGGCTGTCCCAGCGCATGCCCTTCTGA
- a CDS encoding GFA family protein has translation MSNSASVQTSITPGLRTYKGSCQCGAVRFEVDFDPSQGTTRCNCTICTKTAWWGINVKPDAFRLLSGKEVLGDYSRSEASHARFCKVCGINAFGHGNIPEMGGDYYGVNANCLDGANLSGIQITYLDGLHDTWAPLAVVSYVDPVTAAMRA, from the coding sequence ATGAGCAACTCCGCCTCCGTGCAGACCTCCATCACTCCTGGCCTCCGGACGTACAAGGGAAGCTGCCAGTGCGGTGCCGTGCGCTTCGAAGTGGACTTCGACCCGAGCCAGGGGACGACCCGGTGCAACTGCACCATCTGCACCAAGACCGCGTGGTGGGGCATCAACGTGAAGCCGGACGCCTTCCGTCTCCTCTCGGGCAAGGAGGTCCTCGGCGACTACTCGCGGTCCGAGGCCTCCCATGCCCGGTTCTGCAAGGTGTGCGGCATCAATGCGTTCGGGCACGGAAACATCCCGGAGATGGGAGGGGACTACTACGGCGTGAACGCGAACTGCCTCGATGGGGCCAACCTCTCCGGCATCCAGATCACGTACCTCGACGGGCTCCACGACACCTGGGCACCGCTCGCCGTGGTGTCGTATGTGGATCCGGTCACCGCCGCGATGCGGGCCTGA
- a CDS encoding helix-turn-helix transcriptional regulator, with product MVQTSARLLRVLSLLQSRRFWGGGALARELGVTERSVRRDVDRLRSLGYPVHAAGGVGGGYQLGAGKELPPLPLEDEEAVAVAVGLRVAASGPVKGLEDAAVRALGKLEQVLPKRLRRRVNALQAVSVRLGDTAPRIDAEALAVIANACRDSELLRFDYNSREGAASARSVEPYRLVHTSSRWYLLAYDIDREAWRTFRVDRIGPKPRTGRSFKPRPLPSEDVAAYVSQAVSTDAYRFRARVTVHAPASVVSRQLSGVAGRIEELDEERCLVHAGADSLESLAFYLAWLGFEFEVHEPKELIEHLLRLSDRLARAARR from the coding sequence GTGGTTCAGACATCCGCCCGGCTGCTGAGGGTCCTGTCGCTGTTGCAGTCCCGGCGCTTCTGGGGAGGCGGGGCGCTGGCGCGCGAGCTGGGAGTGACCGAGCGCAGCGTCCGCCGGGACGTGGACCGGCTGCGGAGCCTGGGGTACCCGGTGCATGCGGCCGGGGGGGTCGGCGGCGGTTATCAACTGGGCGCTGGGAAGGAATTGCCGCCGCTGCCGCTCGAGGACGAGGAGGCGGTCGCCGTCGCGGTGGGGTTGCGCGTGGCGGCGAGCGGGCCGGTGAAGGGGCTGGAGGATGCCGCGGTGCGGGCGCTCGGGAAGCTGGAGCAGGTCCTGCCGAAGCGGCTCCGGCGGAGGGTGAACGCGCTCCAGGCCGTGAGCGTGCGGCTCGGCGACACGGCGCCCAGGATCGACGCGGAGGCGCTGGCGGTGATCGCCAATGCGTGCCGCGACTCCGAGCTCCTTCGGTTCGACTACAACAGCCGCGAGGGCGCGGCGAGTGCGCGTTCCGTCGAGCCCTACCGCCTCGTGCACACCAGCTCCCGCTGGTATCTCCTCGCCTACGACATCGACCGGGAGGCGTGGCGGACCTTCCGCGTCGACCGCATCGGTCCGAAGCCGAGGACCGGACGGTCCTTCAAGCCCCGCCCGCTGCCGTCCGAGGACGTGGCCGCCTACGTCTCGCAAGCGGTCTCGACGGACGCGTACCGGTTCCGCGCGCGGGTGACGGTGCATGCCCCCGCGAGCGTGGTCTCACGGCAACTGTCCGGAGTGGCGGGCCGCATCGAGGAGCTGGATGAGGAGCGCTGCCTGGTCCACGCCGGCGCCGACAGCCTCGAGTCGCTCGCGTTCTACCTGGCGTGGCTGGGGTTCGAGTTCGAAGTGCACGAGCCGAAGGAGCTCATCGAACACCTTCTCCGCCTGTCCGATCGGCTCGCCCGGGCCGCCCGGCGGTAG
- a CDS encoding DUF2135 domain-containing protein yields MSLPRAFLPGLLLVALASVSCMRGATTPPAPEDTASPAPQAQPPRPVPEPPPLPEPEPLPSGNPPLPVPANVPASFAEAGLIAPTTAPGLPDTGKVDIAALRDAVADPKPIPEALVRRWEERDRTREDRVEGGVVGGVIGGVVGGVLGGVAEDASESAGAPLMPAPASEWEAAEEEAKEEEPSGQTKPGEPQAPRPLLPKVESAPRVAKVLVQDEQGRYQPLKARAVRVVTYIQGARARTVVDYLFENDTSRSLEGTFYYPLPGGATVAGFALYSGAVAVDSPSLFQSAELLPPLGDSGRAEELVAAAPPSPGNAKHSWGQPQEARVVEHKRAREVYEDVVRHNVDPALLEWAGASTFSARVFPLPPKSLKRVVLAYEQTLLFDGQHLRYTWPLPPDAGRSLQVSARVHVDPRHARAMTVLPAAGGPRDLGPWRVWDWPRLTGDGALQVALAPLRPDADVLVGSDPAGLAGQAFFARVRMPSSFIAGEGAAPTGRAVLVVDTSLSAEDGNAWALQGALLRALLERDDSLTEYAVLLFDVRPRWLHGPGFRRNTPEARRETLGELERVFLEGASHVDGMMGELDRASRDWLKPAAGSGRVTAFLLSDGNVTWGRGQVDALISHHPASDTLRWVSYRFGESAVNRDLFDALARASGGRVVSVLSGSEVPAAARAHRAPSAVLARVEVRGTKVKDLVVAGRPHLVFPGQELLVAGRLVDEGTAELAVVVRSDGQERTMRVPLPRDRDSAFAPRAWAEGWVARLVALEDPRVDRMVVALSQHYRLANARASMLVLESEEDYVRYAVRDEQVDLSELEGLRRREQDQARERLEGLALDDVPDSGREVLRVLGARQAELGSRLKAQPLRDEPYAGGEERLQAELEYRRARRANKDDVMVYEAVARKRAFAGDTWGAVRALASPVELRPKDPEALRMVGYGLLALGQYTAATELFELVRLNRPFEPQAFLEEALALDAAGRPAEAARDWEIILARGWARHEEETRTVAAYHYARMLMALAKQARLSSAEVEILETRRRELAKLAGPGPIDYQLTLHWNSDSTDIDLWVVEPNGERCSYRRMRTRLGGELHWDTTNGLGPELYHARKAARGSYQVAVHYFGNNSARYVVPTALLLVTDRGVFSRDDRYQRQFQLRILPKSEAALLLRGEQVVPEKRAAKAGE; encoded by the coding sequence ATGTCCCTTCCGCGCGCCTTCCTCCCTGGTCTCCTGTTGGTGGCCCTCGCGTCCGTGAGCTGCATGCGTGGTGCCACGACGCCACCCGCTCCCGAAGACACGGCCTCGCCCGCGCCCCAGGCCCAGCCGCCTCGGCCCGTCCCGGAACCCCCTCCCCTTCCAGAACCCGAGCCCCTCCCCTCCGGCAACCCTCCGCTCCCGGTGCCCGCGAATGTCCCCGCTTCCTTCGCCGAGGCGGGCCTCATCGCGCCCACCACCGCCCCGGGGCTCCCCGACACGGGGAAGGTGGACATCGCGGCGCTGCGTGATGCCGTCGCCGACCCGAAGCCCATTCCCGAGGCGCTGGTCCGGCGGTGGGAGGAGCGGGACCGGACGCGCGAGGATCGCGTCGAGGGCGGCGTGGTGGGGGGCGTCATCGGAGGCGTGGTGGGGGGCGTGCTGGGTGGCGTGGCGGAAGACGCCTCCGAGTCAGCGGGAGCACCGTTGATGCCCGCTCCCGCGTCCGAGTGGGAAGCGGCCGAAGAAGAGGCGAAGGAGGAAGAGCCCTCCGGACAGACGAAGCCCGGCGAGCCCCAAGCGCCCCGGCCGTTGCTGCCCAAGGTGGAGTCCGCACCCCGCGTGGCCAAGGTGCTGGTGCAGGACGAGCAGGGCCGCTACCAGCCGCTGAAGGCCCGCGCGGTGCGCGTGGTGACGTACATCCAGGGAGCTCGCGCACGCACGGTCGTGGACTACCTCTTCGAGAACGACACCTCCCGCTCCCTGGAGGGCACCTTCTATTACCCGCTGCCGGGTGGGGCGACGGTGGCGGGCTTCGCGCTGTACTCGGGGGCGGTGGCGGTGGACTCGCCCTCGCTCTTCCAGTCGGCGGAGCTGTTGCCCCCGCTGGGGGACTCGGGCAGGGCGGAGGAGTTGGTGGCAGCGGCCCCGCCGAGCCCTGGGAACGCGAAGCACTCGTGGGGCCAGCCGCAGGAAGCCCGGGTCGTCGAGCACAAGCGCGCCCGCGAGGTGTACGAGGACGTGGTGCGGCACAACGTGGACCCGGCGCTCCTGGAGTGGGCGGGAGCCTCCACCTTCAGTGCGCGCGTCTTTCCCCTGCCCCCGAAGTCCCTCAAGCGCGTGGTGCTCGCCTACGAGCAGACGCTCCTCTTCGATGGTCAGCACCTGCGCTACACGTGGCCCCTGCCGCCCGACGCGGGCCGCTCGCTCCAGGTGTCGGCGCGCGTCCACGTGGACCCGAGGCACGCACGCGCGATGACGGTCCTGCCCGCGGCGGGTGGCCCGCGGGACCTGGGGCCCTGGCGGGTATGGGATTGGCCGCGATTGACGGGGGATGGGGCGCTGCAGGTGGCCCTCGCGCCCTTGCGCCCGGACGCGGACGTGCTGGTGGGCTCGGACCCCGCGGGGTTGGCCGGGCAGGCCTTCTTCGCGCGGGTGCGGATGCCCTCGAGCTTCATCGCGGGCGAGGGGGCCGCGCCCACCGGGCGGGCGGTGCTGGTGGTGGACACCTCGCTCTCGGCGGAGGACGGCAACGCGTGGGCCCTGCAGGGCGCCCTGCTGCGCGCACTGCTGGAGCGGGACGACAGCCTCACCGAGTACGCGGTGCTCCTCTTCGATGTGCGGCCGCGCTGGCTGCATGGCCCTGGATTCCGGCGCAATACGCCCGAGGCGCGCCGGGAGACCCTGGGCGAGCTGGAGCGGGTCTTCCTCGAAGGCGCTTCACATGTGGATGGGATGATGGGCGAGCTGGACCGGGCGAGCCGCGACTGGCTGAAGCCGGCGGCGGGCAGTGGCCGGGTGACGGCCTTCCTGCTCTCGGACGGCAACGTCACCTGGGGACGTGGACAGGTGGACGCGCTCATCTCGCACCACCCCGCCTCGGACACCTTGCGGTGGGTGAGCTACCGCTTTGGCGAGTCGGCGGTGAACAGAGACCTCTTCGACGCGCTGGCCCGGGCGAGCGGCGGCCGGGTGGTGAGCGTGCTCTCCGGCTCGGAGGTTCCGGCGGCGGCTCGTGCGCACCGGGCGCCCTCGGCGGTGCTGGCACGGGTGGAGGTGCGAGGCACGAAGGTGAAGGACCTGGTGGTGGCGGGCCGGCCCCATCTCGTCTTCCCGGGACAGGAGTTGCTGGTGGCCGGACGGCTGGTGGACGAGGGCACCGCGGAGCTGGCGGTGGTGGTGCGCTCGGACGGCCAGGAGCGGACGATGCGGGTGCCGCTGCCACGAGACCGGGACAGTGCCTTCGCTCCGCGGGCCTGGGCGGAGGGATGGGTGGCCCGGCTGGTGGCCCTGGAGGATCCGCGGGTGGACCGGATGGTGGTGGCGCTCAGTCAGCACTACCGGCTGGCCAATGCGCGCGCCTCCATGCTGGTGCTGGAGTCGGAGGAAGACTACGTGCGCTACGCGGTACGTGACGAGCAGGTGGACCTCTCCGAGCTGGAGGGACTGCGGCGGCGCGAACAGGACCAGGCGCGCGAACGGTTGGAGGGGCTGGCGCTGGACGACGTGCCGGACTCGGGCCGCGAGGTGCTGCGAGTGCTGGGCGCGAGGCAGGCGGAGCTCGGCTCGCGGCTGAAGGCCCAACCCCTGCGGGACGAGCCCTACGCGGGAGGCGAGGAGCGGCTCCAGGCGGAGCTGGAGTACCGGCGGGCGCGGCGGGCGAACAAGGACGATGTGATGGTGTACGAGGCGGTGGCTCGCAAGCGGGCCTTCGCGGGAGACACGTGGGGCGCGGTGCGGGCCCTCGCGTCACCCGTGGAGCTGCGGCCGAAGGACCCCGAGGCCCTGCGGATGGTGGGTTATGGGCTGCTGGCGCTCGGCCAGTACACGGCCGCCACGGAGCTCTTCGAGCTCGTGCGGCTCAACCGCCCCTTCGAGCCGCAAGCCTTCCTGGAAGAGGCCCTGGCCCTGGACGCGGCGGGACGGCCCGCGGAGGCGGCGCGCGACTGGGAGATCATCCTGGCGCGGGGCTGGGCCCGGCATGAGGAGGAGACCCGGACGGTGGCGGCGTACCACTATGCCCGGATGCTGATGGCGCTGGCGAAGCAGGCCCGGCTCTCGAGCGCGGAGGTGGAGATACTGGAGACCCGACGGCGCGAGCTGGCGAAGCTCGCGGGGCCGGGGCCCATCGATTATCAGCTCACCTTGCACTGGAACTCGGACTCGACGGACATCGACCTGTGGGTGGTGGAGCCGAACGGCGAGCGGTGCTCCTACCGGCGGATGCGAACGCGGCTGGGTGGAGAGCTGCACTGGGACACCACGAATGGCCTGGGGCCCGAGCTGTACCATGCGCGCAAGGCCGCACGCGGCTCGTACCAGGTGGCGGTGCATTACTTCGGCAACAACTCGGCACGCTACGTGGTTCCCACGGCGCTCCTGCTGGTGACGGACCGGGGAGTCTTCTCCCGCGATGACAGGTACCAGCGGCAGTTCCAGCTCCGCATCCTGCCGAAGTCCGAAGCCGCGCTGCTGCTGCGCGGCGAGCAGGTGGTGCCGGAGAAGCGGGCGGCGAAGGCCGGAGAATGA
- a CDS encoding DinB family protein: MLDTTLSALAEFPSQLEQFYHAFPRELTRWIPDSWEGCPSENLTALEQICHVRDIELEGYHVRFGRLLKETGPVLASLDTYALVKERDYAAAEPSAVFATFRAARRATVEMLRPLSDEQLARAGTFEGYGPVTVRGLIHYLCSHDQQHLAGLQWLMGKAESARPPARFTPA, translated from the coding sequence ATGCTCGACACGACGCTCTCCGCATTGGCGGAGTTTCCCTCGCAGTTGGAACAGTTCTATCACGCGTTTCCGCGCGAACTGACGCGCTGGATACCCGATTCCTGGGAGGGTTGTCCTAGCGAGAACCTGACGGCCCTGGAGCAGATCTGCCACGTGCGCGACATCGAACTCGAGGGCTATCACGTGCGCTTCGGCCGACTGTTGAAAGAGACCGGGCCGGTGCTGGCCTCGCTGGATACCTACGCCCTGGTCAAGGAGCGCGACTATGCCGCCGCGGAACCCTCGGCCGTATTCGCCACGTTCCGCGCGGCGCGCCGAGCGACGGTGGAGATGCTCAGGCCGTTGAGCGACGAGCAACTCGCCCGCGCGGGAACGTTCGAGGGCTATGGCCCGGTGACGGTGCGCGGGTTGATCCACTACCTTTGCAGCCACGACCAACAGCATCTCGCGGGACTGCAGTGGCTCATGGGCAAGGCGGAATCGGCGCGTCCCCCCGCGCGGTTCACGCCTGCCTAG
- a CDS encoding polysaccharide lyase, translating to MTVGVALLSLSSMARAEELFHNTGTLSGWNSINREHKGSVNEVTNVTYSGPTAIKVTQIYDSSYSGRYHSEVVKNNVYRRGDTGFYGFAFRLQQDWQFQPQSFNLAQFIADFSNTGCDDYMPSSMIWLSGNQLFTRVKQGSVCSQKTVTFGNLATVTAGVWHKIVIQAKWASDGTGFYKLWFDGQKVLEQYNLSTTVSDDRYFQFRVGLYANGWHDNGYMQGSQGTRSIWFDEIGAGTTFADADPDQ from the coding sequence ATGACTGTCGGCGTTGCCCTGCTCTCGCTTTCCTCGATGGCGCGGGCCGAAGAACTCTTCCACAACACCGGCACCCTCTCTGGCTGGAACTCCATCAACAGGGAGCACAAGGGTTCTGTCAACGAGGTGACGAATGTCACCTATTCGGGCCCGACCGCCATCAAGGTGACCCAGATCTACGATTCCTCGTACAGCGGCCGCTACCATTCGGAGGTCGTGAAGAACAACGTGTACCGCCGCGGCGACACCGGCTTCTACGGTTTCGCGTTCCGCCTGCAGCAGGACTGGCAGTTCCAACCCCAGTCGTTCAACCTCGCCCAGTTCATCGCGGATTTCTCCAACACCGGCTGCGATGACTACATGCCGTCCAGCATGATCTGGCTCTCGGGCAACCAGCTCTTCACGCGCGTCAAGCAGGGCTCGGTCTGCAGTCAGAAGACCGTCACGTTCGGCAACCTCGCCACCGTCACCGCCGGGGTGTGGCACAAGATCGTCATCCAGGCGAAGTGGGCGAGCGACGGCACGGGTTTCTACAAGCTCTGGTTCGATGGCCAGAAGGTCCTCGAGCAGTACAACCTGAGCACCACCGTGTCCGACGACCGGTACTTCCAGTTCCGCGTCGGCCTCTACGCCAACGGCTGGCACGACAATGGGTACATGCAGGGCAGCCAGGGGACGCGCAGCATCTGGTTCGACGAGATTGGCGCGGGCACGACCTTCGCCGACGCCGACCCCGATCAGTGA